The genomic interval AAGAGGCTGCTTTGCAGCAGGCGCATTAACGAGGCTGAGCCTGAATGAGCGCTTGCGGAAACGGCGCGGAGGATGAGGTATGCGAGGCTGGCAACTGACGTTTTACACCCAGCAGGGCCGTAGCCACGGCACGCGCAGCATTGCAGAGTGGCTGCTGGCTGAGGCAAAACTGCTCGGCATCAGCGGCGCGACCATGAGCGTGGCTCAAGGCGGCTACGGACGGGACGGCAGGCTGCACTGGGCCGGTTTTTTCGAGTTGACCGGGCAGCCGGTGGAAGTAGCCATGGCCGTCAGCGACGAAGCGGCGGAACGCCTCTTTGCCCGTATCGCAACTGAGGGACTGCGCATTTTTTATACAAA from Desulfovibrio porci carries:
- a CDS encoding DUF190 domain-containing protein — encoded protein: MRGWQLTFYTQQGRSHGTRSIAEWLLAEAKLLGISGATMSVAQGGYGRDGRLHWAGFFELTGQPVEVAMAVSDEAAERLFARIATEGLRIFYTKTPVEFGITGEE